In Tepidimonas taiwanensis, the following are encoded in one genomic region:
- a CDS encoding RNA-binding domain-containing protein has translation MDLLDRILAAALAGETDDWEFKSAKGGLPRSFWETYSAMANSQGGVVVLGAVEHEGRIRLEGLTDAELSRCRKALWDGLNNRGLVSINLVQPGHIRVIDIDGKSLLVVTIPRASRTQRPVYLRGNPLGNTYQRRHEGDYRLGDVEVRRMLADADELPVDQRILPGFGLSDLDAATLLQYRQRLRLVKGDHPWLALPDQDLLERLGGWRRDRVTGQEGLTLAGLLMFGKDAALRDAAAVPNYFVDYREKLDPALRWTDRLCPDGTWEANLFQFYTRVWPKLSAGLPQPFRLEGEMRRDETPAHEALREAFVNALIHADYVGVGGVVVERYPDRFVIENPGTLLVSLRQYHQGGVSECRNKSLQQMFLLIGGGERAGSGADKIRSGWRTQHWRAPRLDLFTEPDRVRLTLPMVSLIPVETLEWLRRWLGTRMETLTSSELQALATAALEGAVSNARLQELLNAHAADITRTLARLCAEGLLVSDNRRRWTTYRLPVHGSQDASADGHEAVRTGSAHWDPDFAHVGPDFAHLPADSVRSPLGSARLRPDFAHSPEEWSAMQALAANVAQTRKAAPEQVRQAIIALCTGRFLTAEALGVLLGRHPGGLRSRYLKPMVEQRLLRLRYPTSVHRPDQAYTATETTA, from the coding sequence ATAGTGCCATGGCCAATTCGCAGGGGGGTGTCGTGGTGCTCGGGGCTGTCGAACACGAGGGGCGGATTCGGCTCGAAGGCTTGACGGACGCAGAGTTGTCGCGCTGCCGAAAGGCCCTGTGGGATGGGCTCAACAACCGCGGGCTGGTTAGTATCAATCTGGTACAGCCCGGACATATCCGCGTCATCGACATCGATGGCAAATCGTTACTCGTCGTCACCATTCCCCGCGCCAGCCGCACCCAACGGCCGGTTTATTTGCGGGGCAACCCGTTGGGTAACACCTACCAGCGCCGTCATGAGGGTGACTACCGGCTTGGTGACGTGGAGGTCCGCCGGATGTTGGCGGATGCCGACGAGTTACCCGTCGATCAGCGCATTCTTCCGGGTTTCGGTCTGTCCGATCTGGATGCGGCCACACTGCTGCAGTACCGCCAGCGCTTGCGTTTGGTCAAGGGTGATCATCCCTGGCTGGCCCTGCCGGACCAGGATCTGCTGGAACGACTGGGCGGCTGGCGCCGTGATCGCGTGACCGGACAGGAGGGGTTGACACTCGCGGGGCTGCTGATGTTCGGCAAAGATGCGGCCCTGCGCGACGCGGCGGCGGTTCCAAATTATTTCGTCGATTACCGGGAGAAGCTGGATCCGGCGCTGCGTTGGACCGATCGACTCTGCCCCGATGGGACTTGGGAGGCCAATCTGTTCCAGTTCTACACGCGGGTGTGGCCCAAACTGTCCGCGGGATTGCCCCAGCCCTTCCGTCTGGAGGGCGAGATGCGGCGTGATGAAACGCCCGCGCACGAGGCGCTGCGCGAGGCGTTCGTCAACGCCCTGATCCATGCGGATTACGTGGGTGTCGGAGGCGTGGTGGTCGAGCGCTATCCCGACCGGTTCGTGATCGAAAACCCGGGGACACTGCTGGTGTCGCTGCGGCAATACCACCAAGGGGGTGTGAGTGAGTGCCGCAACAAGTCGCTCCAGCAGATGTTTCTCCTGATCGGCGGTGGAGAGCGCGCGGGTTCCGGTGCCGACAAGATCCGTTCGGGGTGGCGAACGCAGCACTGGCGAGCACCGCGCCTCGATCTGTTCACGGAGCCCGACCGGGTCCGGTTGACCTTGCCGATGGTGAGCCTGATACCGGTGGAAACTTTGGAGTGGTTGCGCCGCTGGCTGGGTACGCGCATGGAGACGCTGACGTCGTCGGAGTTGCAGGCGTTGGCCACCGCAGCGCTGGAGGGTGCGGTATCCAACGCCCGTCTACAGGAACTGTTGAACGCGCATGCCGCGGACATCACGCGTACGCTGGCACGGCTGTGCGCCGAGGGGTTGTTGGTCTCCGACAACCGCCGGCGCTGGACGACGTACCGCTTGCCCGTCCATGGCAGCCAGGACGCATCGGCTGACGGCCACGAGGCTGTACGCACCGGCTCCGCACATTGGGATCCGGACTTCGCACATGTGGGGCCGGACTTCGCACATTTGCCTGCCGACTCCGTACGTTCCCCCTTGGGCTCCGCACGTTTGCGACCGGACTTCGCACACTCTCCAGAGGAATGGTCGGCGATGCAGGCCCTCGCGGCCAATGTGGCACAAACGCGCAAGGCTGCGCCAGAGCAGGTGCGACAGGCGATCATCGCGTTGTGCACCGGGCGCTTTCTGACCGCGGAGGCGCTGGGCGTGCTACTGGGGCGGCATCCCGGCGGTTTGCGCAGTCGTTATCTGAAGCCCATGGTGGAACAGCGCTTGTTGCGTCTGCGTTACCCGACCAGCGTACACCGTCCCGACCAAGCTTACACCGCGACGGAGACGACCGCGTGA
- a CDS encoding BPTD_3080 family restriction endonuclease codes for MNTPKTLIINSPFERPTHHWRRGSDTRLELVEGRRPAGYEIFDTRNNTVRGVALELVNRIRERVDAWRAVGYPGVTAVTRALLDHWRDPEAKRPYAFYFCQLEAIETLIWHVEASPEFRQGIAVPGDGGPFERLCNKMATGTGKTTVMAMIVTWQALNALAYPKRTKDFSRAIFIVAPGLTVKERLQVLQPGHPENYYDAFALCPNEALRQKLNQVELLIDNWHSLLPLKDPERSVVRKGAESDEAYVRRVLGRLSGYRDIVVINDEAHHAYRKPAEVKISKKDAEALGIDLDEATRWIEGLDRIHKMRRIRRCFDLSATPFAPTGKTSTEAALFPWVVSDFGLNDAIEAGLVKTPRVVIRDNALPNAQTYRSKLYHLYREPEVAEDLNRRGAEAHEALPQLVQEAYTLLGADWRETLRAWREAGHVSPPVMLTVCNRTETAARIEHYFRHGDAHWPELNAPQRTLRVDSKVLEKAERGEAASSDKAYEEVLRAIVEAADIPEARKVPLREMKKEELLRAIVDNVGKRGTAGQDLQNVISVAMLSEGWDAKNVTHIMGLRAFTSQLLCEQVIGRGLRRVSYDTEPVVCPDGQIRELFRPEFVNVFGVPLSIFQDIEGGGEAPPPPKPSTQIEALAERAELEIGWPNVLRVDVMLRPELVVDWSKMLPLKIDPAQVHVSADLAPALGGAADLSKAVSIDLEALPEEFRLQRLLFRAAHKAMNTLEHGFTGGRELLIQQLVRLTEQFFNSDRLQIPSLFHQDPLRKRILIALSIDTIVGHVVAQIQQQNREQMEPVFDPELPIGSTRLMRTWYTTKPCLETRKSQISHAVADSTWEHYTTSRLEASEEVVAYAKNDHLGYQIHYLWRGSKRRFVPDYLIRLANGKHLVLEIKGEDSDQNRAKRMALDAWVRAVNAHGGFGVWCWDVVKAEPSRLFDILRHHAQSGIHSEPVGEQVPRMVCA; via the coding sequence GTGAATACGCCCAAGACGTTGATCATCAACTCCCCCTTCGAGCGCCCCACCCACCACTGGCGGCGCGGCAGCGACACGCGGCTGGAGCTGGTCGAGGGTCGCCGCCCGGCCGGCTACGAGATTTTCGACACGCGCAACAACACGGTGCGCGGCGTCGCGCTCGAACTCGTCAACCGCATCCGCGAGCGCGTGGATGCGTGGCGCGCAGTGGGCTATCCCGGCGTGACCGCCGTGACGCGGGCACTGCTCGACCATTGGCGCGACCCGGAGGCCAAGCGGCCCTATGCGTTTTACTTTTGCCAATTGGAGGCAATCGAGACGCTGATCTGGCACGTCGAGGCATCGCCTGAGTTTCGGCAGGGGATTGCCGTTCCCGGCGACGGTGGCCCGTTCGAGCGCCTGTGCAACAAGATGGCCACCGGCACGGGCAAAACCACCGTGATGGCGATGATCGTCACGTGGCAGGCGCTGAACGCACTCGCCTACCCCAAGCGCACCAAGGATTTCTCGCGCGCGATTTTCATCGTGGCACCAGGGCTCACGGTGAAGGAGCGGCTGCAGGTGCTCCAGCCGGGGCACCCGGAAAACTACTATGACGCCTTCGCCCTGTGCCCGAACGAGGCACTGCGGCAAAAGCTCAATCAGGTCGAACTGCTGATCGACAACTGGCACAGCCTGCTGCCGCTCAAGGACCCCGAGCGCTCGGTGGTGAGAAAGGGCGCGGAGAGTGACGAGGCGTATGTGCGCCGGGTCCTTGGCCGGCTCTCCGGCTACCGGGACATCGTCGTCATCAACGACGAGGCGCACCACGCGTATCGCAAGCCGGCCGAGGTCAAGATCAGCAAGAAGGATGCAGAGGCACTGGGCATCGACCTTGACGAGGCGACCCGCTGGATCGAAGGCCTGGACCGCATCCACAAGATGCGCCGCATCCGTCGCTGCTTCGACCTGTCGGCGACTCCGTTTGCGCCGACCGGTAAGACCAGCACCGAGGCGGCGCTTTTCCCCTGGGTGGTGTCGGACTTCGGATTGAACGATGCGATCGAGGCGGGGCTGGTGAAAACCCCGCGCGTCGTGATCCGCGACAACGCCCTGCCCAACGCACAGACCTATCGCAGCAAGCTGTATCACCTTTACCGCGAGCCCGAGGTGGCGGAGGATCTGAACCGGCGCGGTGCTGAAGCGCACGAGGCGCTGCCGCAACTGGTGCAGGAGGCGTATACCTTGCTGGGCGCGGATTGGCGGGAGACGCTACGGGCGTGGCGCGAGGCCGGCCACGTCTCGCCGCCGGTGATGCTGACCGTGTGCAACCGCACGGAAACGGCCGCGCGTATCGAGCACTACTTCCGGCACGGGGATGCGCACTGGCCGGAGCTCAATGCACCGCAGCGCACGTTGCGCGTCGATTCCAAGGTGCTGGAGAAGGCAGAAAGGGGTGAAGCCGCCTCGAGCGACAAGGCCTACGAGGAGGTGCTGCGCGCAATCGTGGAGGCTGCCGATATCCCCGAAGCGCGCAAGGTGCCCCTGCGGGAGATGAAGAAAGAGGAACTGCTGCGCGCGATTGTCGATAACGTGGGCAAGCGTGGCACGGCGGGGCAGGATCTGCAGAACGTGATCTCCGTGGCCATGCTGTCCGAAGGCTGGGACGCCAAGAACGTCACGCACATCATGGGCTTGCGCGCCTTCACCAGTCAGCTACTGTGCGAGCAGGTGATCGGCCGCGGCCTGCGCCGGGTGTCGTATGACACGGAACCGGTGGTCTGTCCGGACGGACAGATACGCGAGCTGTTCCGACCCGAGTTCGTCAACGTCTTCGGCGTCCCGCTGTCCATCTTCCAGGACATCGAGGGCGGGGGTGAGGCGCCGCCGCCGCCCAAACCCAGCACGCAGATCGAGGCACTTGCAGAGCGTGCCGAGCTGGAAATCGGCTGGCCCAACGTGCTGCGCGTCGATGTCATGTTGCGTCCCGAGCTGGTTGTGGACTGGTCGAAGATGCTGCCGCTCAAGATCGACCCTGCGCAAGTCCACGTCAGCGCCGATCTGGCGCCGGCGCTCGGTGGTGCGGCCGATCTGTCGAAGGCGGTATCCATCGACCTCGAGGCGCTGCCCGAGGAGTTTCGACTGCAACGGCTGCTGTTCCGTGCCGCGCACAAGGCCATGAACACGCTCGAGCATGGCTTCACGGGCGGTCGCGAGTTACTGATCCAGCAGCTCGTGCGGCTCACCGAGCAGTTTTTCAACTCCGACCGGCTGCAGATTCCGTCGTTGTTCCATCAGGATCCGCTGCGCAAACGCATCCTGATCGCGCTGTCCATCGACACGATCGTCGGGCACGTCGTCGCACAGATTCAGCAACAGAACCGCGAGCAAATGGAGCCCGTTTTCGACCCCGAGTTGCCAATCGGCTCGACCCGTCTGATGCGCACCTGGTACACCACCAAACCCTGTCTGGAGACGCGCAAGTCGCAAATCAGCCACGCCGTCGCCGACAGTACGTGGGAGCATTACACGACGTCGAGGTTGGAGGCGAGCGAGGAGGTCGTCGCTTACGCCAAAAACGATCATCTGGGCTATCAGATCCACTATTTGTGGCGGGGCAGCAAGCGCCGGTTCGTGCCCGATTACCTGATCCGCCTCGCAAACGGCAAACACCTAGTGCTCGAAATCAAAGGCGAGGACTCCGACCAGAACCGGGCCAAGCGCATGGCGCTGGATGCCTGGGTGCGCGCGGTCAACGCCCACGGCGGTTTCGGGGTTTGGTGTTGGGACGTGGTAAAGGCGGAGCCGTCGCGACTGTTCGATATTCTGCGGCACCATGCGCAGAGTGGAATCCACAGCGAACCGGTCGGTGAGCAGGTTCCTCGGATGGTCTGTGCTTGA